The following coding sequences are from one Streptomyces venezuelae window:
- a CDS encoding SDR family NAD(P)-dependent oxidoreductase → MNLPVNLSGTGRRVLISGASRGLGRALARAFAENGDRVAVHYGSREEDARATLDSLAGEGHVLVGGDLSDPAGAADIAGRAAEALGGIDVLVNNAAVNLPHPLADTPYEEWAALWQRHVSVNLLATANLSHLAARRMIDQGTGGRIVNIGSRGAFRGEPDHPAYGATKAAVHALGQSLAVSLAPHGIAVASVAPGFFATERVAHRLSGAEGEAIRAQSPFGRAGTAEEIAAAVLWLASPVAEWASGAVLDLNGASHLRT, encoded by the coding sequence ATGAACCTGCCCGTGAACCTGTCAGGCACCGGCCGTCGCGTCCTGATCAGCGGGGCCTCCCGGGGCCTCGGCCGCGCGCTCGCCCGCGCCTTCGCGGAGAACGGCGACCGGGTCGCCGTGCACTACGGCTCGCGCGAGGAGGACGCACGGGCGACGCTCGACTCGCTGGCGGGCGAGGGACACGTGCTGGTGGGCGGCGACCTGTCGGACCCCGCCGGGGCGGCGGACATCGCGGGGCGCGCGGCCGAGGCGCTCGGCGGCATCGACGTCCTGGTCAACAACGCCGCCGTGAACCTGCCGCACCCCCTGGCCGACACGCCGTACGAGGAGTGGGCGGCCCTGTGGCAGCGGCACGTCTCGGTCAACCTGCTCGCCACGGCGAACCTCAGCCACCTCGCCGCCCGCCGCATGATCGACCAGGGCACGGGCGGCCGGATCGTGAACATCGGCTCGCGCGGCGCGTTCCGCGGCGAGCCGGACCACCCGGCGTACGGCGCGACGAAGGCGGCGGTGCACGCGCTCGGCCAGTCGCTCGCCGTGTCCCTCGCGCCACACGGGATCGCGGTGGCGTCGGTGGCCCCCGGGTTCTTCGCGACGGAACGCGTCGCGCACCGTCTCAGCGGTGCCGAGGGCGAGGCGATCCGGGCGCAGAGCCCGTTCGGGCGGGCGGGCACGGCGGAGGAGATCGCGGCGGCCGTGCTGTGGCTGGCGTCCCCGGTCGCCGAGTGGGCGTCGGGCGCGGTGCTCGACCTCAACGGCGCGTCGCACCTGCGTACGTGA
- a CDS encoding alkaline phosphatase PhoX — MSLTRRDFARHSALTGAGVALAGSVGALATAPGALAATDVESVHDAEDARGNGHHGHHHGPGYGPLIPDPEGLLALPAGFSYRVLTHSGKTKLESGEFTPSNHDGTATFRGPRGTTLLVNNHELGGPRSKWKHPVPLAEGLVYDPAASGGCTVVEVRPDGRVAEWVGVAGTATNCAGGSTPWGTWLTCEETEDRAGQNGMTKDHGYVFEVDPLDRRANRAPKPIKALGRYAHEAVVVDPKRGHLYLTEDASGPNGLLYRWTPPRGFAHGRGRLRTLADDAGVLKAPKCYDSGGRFVDDLSRATKTGTVYGVDWVEVPDRDARTVPVREQFDDGDITRARKLEGMWWGDGGVYIVASFARGESPVPHDGQVWFYHPGRRTLTLKVLLGVNRDPGEDGAFDGPDNITVSPYGGLVVAEDGDGIQHLFGATESGRTYPIARNELNAGTAEKPEYSEFTGVTFSPDGRTLYANIQSPGIMFAITGPWKRQRR, encoded by the coding sequence ATGTCGCTCACCCGCAGGGATTTCGCCAGACACTCCGCGCTCACCGGGGCGGGAGTCGCCCTGGCCGGCAGCGTCGGCGCGCTCGCCACGGCCCCCGGAGCCCTCGCGGCGACGGACGTCGAGAGCGTGCACGACGCGGAGGACGCCCGGGGCAACGGCCACCACGGCCACCACCACGGCCCCGGCTACGGCCCCCTGATCCCCGACCCCGAAGGCCTCCTCGCCCTGCCCGCCGGCTTCTCGTACCGCGTCCTCACGCACAGCGGCAAGACGAAACTGGAGAGCGGCGAGTTCACGCCCTCCAACCACGACGGCACCGCCACCTTCCGCGGCCCGCGCGGCACCACGCTCCTCGTCAACAACCACGAGCTGGGCGGCCCCCGCAGCAAATGGAAGCACCCCGTACCGCTCGCCGAGGGCCTCGTCTACGACCCCGCGGCGTCCGGCGGCTGCACCGTCGTCGAGGTGCGTCCCGACGGGCGCGTCGCCGAATGGGTCGGCGTAGCCGGCACCGCCACCAACTGCGCCGGTGGCAGCACCCCGTGGGGCACCTGGCTCACCTGCGAGGAGACCGAGGACCGGGCCGGCCAGAACGGCATGACCAAGGACCACGGCTACGTCTTCGAGGTCGACCCCCTGGACCGGCGCGCCAACCGCGCCCCCAAGCCCATCAAGGCGCTCGGCCGTTACGCCCACGAGGCCGTCGTCGTCGACCCCAAGCGCGGTCACCTCTACCTCACCGAGGACGCCTCGGGCCCGAACGGGCTCCTCTACCGCTGGACCCCGCCGCGCGGCTTCGCGCACGGCCGCGGCAGGCTGCGCACCCTCGCCGACGACGCGGGCGTCCTGAAGGCCCCCAAGTGCTACGACTCCGGCGGCCGCTTCGTCGACGACCTGTCCCGCGCGACGAAGACCGGCACGGTCTACGGCGTGGACTGGGTCGAGGTCCCCGACCGCGACGCGCGGACCGTGCCCGTGCGCGAGCAGTTCGACGACGGCGACATCACGCGCGCCCGCAAGCTGGAAGGCATGTGGTGGGGCGACGGCGGCGTCTACATCGTGGCGTCCTTCGCCCGCGGCGAGAGCCCCGTCCCGCACGACGGACAGGTGTGGTTCTACCACCCGGGCCGCCGCACCCTCACCCTGAAGGTGCTCCTCGGCGTGAACCGCGACCCCGGCGAGGACGGCGCCTTCGACGGCCCCGACAACATCACCGTCTCGCCCTACGGCGGCCTCGTCGTCGCCGAGGACGGCGACGGCATCCAGCACCTGTTCGGCGCGACGGAGAGCGGCCGCACGTACCCGATCGCGCGCAACGAACTCAACGCGGGCACGGCGGAGAAGCCGGAGTACAGCGAGTTCACCGGCGTCACGTTCTCCCCCGACGGCCGCACGCTCTACGCCAACATCCAGTCGCCCGGCATCATGTTCGCCATCACCGGCCCGTGGAAGCGGCAGCGCCGCTGA
- a CDS encoding TROVE domain-containing protein: MARFNTKSVKARVTSAVKSTGRTTRTHEGGRGHLRDARSELFLLSVANFVSQQTFYETGDRRDDRFAALVRRLAVEDPEWTAGLLGWLRGDGNLRTASLVGAAEYVKARLDADATGGPTGRQVVASVLRRPDEPGELLGYWTSTYGRAIPKPVKRGIADAVRRLYTEKSLLKYDTATKGYRFGDILNLVHASPDPAKPWQGDLFRYALDRRHHPETAVPPEGARVLTAHRALMALPVEERRAVVTGDGGAERLAAAGITWEALAGWLQGPMDKAAWEAVIPSMGAMALVRNLRNFDEAGVSDEVAATAAARLADPETVATSRQFPFRYLAAYQHAPSLRWSYPLEQALGHSLANVPSLPGRTLILVDRSGSMWSPLSDRSQLNRADAAAIFGTALALRAADADLVQFGTSSQAVTFRAGESVLKVLGRFGDLGGTNTTEAVRRFYRKHDRVLIVTDEQATYHYHGDPTEQVPADVPVYTWNLAGYRAGHGASGEGNRHVFGGLSDAAFRMVQLIEAGENADWPWTVG; this comes from the coding sequence ATGGCGCGTTTCAACACCAAGTCCGTCAAGGCGCGGGTCACTTCCGCGGTGAAGTCGACCGGCCGCACCACCCGCACGCACGAGGGCGGTCGCGGTCATCTGCGGGACGCGCGGTCCGAGCTTTTTCTGCTCTCCGTCGCGAATTTCGTCTCCCAGCAGACCTTCTACGAGACCGGCGACCGCCGCGACGACCGGTTCGCCGCACTCGTGCGGCGCCTCGCCGTCGAGGACCCGGAGTGGACCGCGGGCCTGCTCGGCTGGCTGCGCGGCGACGGCAACCTGCGCACCGCCTCGCTCGTCGGCGCCGCCGAGTACGTCAAGGCGCGCCTCGACGCCGACGCCACCGGCGGCCCCACGGGCCGTCAGGTCGTCGCGTCCGTGCTGCGCCGCCCCGACGAGCCGGGCGAGCTCCTCGGCTACTGGACGTCGACGTACGGCCGCGCGATCCCCAAGCCCGTCAAGCGCGGCATCGCCGACGCCGTACGCCGCCTCTACACCGAGAAGTCCCTGCTCAAGTACGACACCGCGACCAAGGGCTACCGCTTCGGCGACATCCTCAACCTCGTGCACGCATCACCGGACCCGGCGAAGCCGTGGCAGGGCGACCTGTTCCGGTACGCGCTCGACCGTCGGCACCACCCGGAGACCGCGGTGCCGCCCGAGGGCGCGCGCGTCCTCACCGCGCACCGCGCGCTCATGGCGCTGCCCGTCGAGGAGCGGCGCGCCGTGGTCACCGGTGACGGCGGCGCCGAGCGGCTCGCCGCCGCGGGCATCACCTGGGAGGCGCTCGCCGGCTGGCTGCAGGGCCCCATGGACAAGGCGGCCTGGGAGGCCGTGATCCCGTCGATGGGTGCCATGGCGCTCGTCCGCAACCTGCGGAACTTCGACGAGGCGGGCGTCTCGGACGAGGTGGCGGCGACCGCCGCGGCCAGGCTCGCCGACCCGGAGACCGTGGCGACGTCGCGGCAGTTCCCGTTCCGCTACCTCGCCGCGTACCAGCACGCGCCGTCGCTCCGCTGGTCGTACCCGCTGGAACAGGCGCTCGGCCACTCGCTCGCGAACGTGCCGTCGCTGCCGGGCCGGACGTTGATCCTCGTCGACCGCTCCGGCTCGATGTGGTCGCCGCTCTCGGACCGCTCGCAGCTCAACCGGGCCGACGCGGCCGCGATCTTCGGCACGGCGCTCGCGCTGCGGGCCGCCGACGCGGACCTGGTCCAGTTCGGCACCAGCAGCCAGGCGGTGACGTTCCGCGCGGGCGAGTCCGTCCTGAAGGTCCTCGGCCGCTTCGGCGACCTCGGCGGCACGAACACCACCGAGGCCGTGCGCCGCTTCTACAGGAAGCACGACCGGGTGCTGATCGTCACCGACGAGCAGGCGACGTACCACTACCACGGCGACCCGACCGAGCAGGTCCCGGCGGACGTCCCCGTCTACACCTGGAACCTCGCGGGCTACCGCGCGGGCCACGGCGCGTCGGGCGAGGGCAACCGGCACGTCTTCGGCGGCCTGTCGGACGCGGCGTTCCGGATGGTGCAGCTGATCGAGGCGGGGGAGAACGCCGACTGGCCGTGGACCGTCGGCTGA